The DNA segment gtggcatataggagggtataaggcatatctggagggcagagtggcaagccgtgtggcagatgtgcataactcaattgtagtttttattaaataaaacttttttcttataggttagtcttagattcagtctttctctttttttctaaattaatattcaaattttggggaggtcgtcttataatcgagcaaatacggtatatcttaaagggacagtccaggCACCGCATAcactttaatgcgtatgatagctgtatggtccctttacattttcatgctgTTACATTTGTAAACAGAGGGGGCgaatctgcagaatccctcaatATTGCCCCTTTTCCCCACTCCCCAGCTATTTAGCCAATCAGCCCCAGCGCTGGCTCGGGGGAACGCCGCGGGCCGGGGACGTCTGCCTTTTATACAGATTGATAACCAAAAAGCCCAAACCTAACCCAACCCGTCTTTAATCCGTTTATATTACCACCCCCGATGTCCAATGCGTTCTATTTCTGAGCGACTTTTATGGCGAGAAATAATCCTTTTGttaaaaacaagattttttttgtttttaaacaagaATTACTGTCAGGCGTGTGTTAGTAGCTATGCCATAAAATCTGTGCAATTATCATATAATTACGAGATGATGTTGATGGGGCGTGTGACTAATTACCCAGCAAACAACTCCCTAACAGACAGGATCGTACACATTTTTTATCACCCGAAAATATAATAACAcctctgctgtaaagactcgaaccttaatcggtcgttggtctcgacgttttatatatattttttaaagaggtttattttttatcaaagAAAGCACAGttacatgggtttatttagtgtatagaaatataaaaatgcgGGTTTAAATAATAATGCCGAGACGTGAAAAGTAAGTCTACAacttacaaagaaaaatgtaacataaaaaataaaacggcAAGTATTATGGAAAAAcgtaaaacatttatataaatataaataacgcGCTCTTTGATCTTTATGACATCGCCtttcactatatatttatagttcGGCATTCCACAAGTGAGATAGCaaccaagtatatatatatttttttttattattattatttttttattattatttttatatgtgttaaatatatacatttgaatTTTTATCACAAGAAAATTATAGCACATAAATCTAAAAATAGCTAATatactgattttatttaaaaaaaaaaataaaaaaaaaatgtaattcacaaTTTGAATATTATTATGGAAAAATCCAGAATGTCAAGCTCCCGTTTAAAGCCTTAGGCGCGGGACAAATTTGTATCTTAGTAGGCCTTCAGCATTGTTGTGTTCAAAGAGACATGTCTTACtggaatgttttgtttttcagctcAAACGACCGCTCAGGGCTCATTCTCCGCCGTGGACATCTTGCGAAAACGCTTACAAGAAAAAATCCGAGAGTCACGTGGACAGGTGAAGCCCCCTTGTGTGAATTTGTTTCCCCCATAAGGAGCTAAAATGAACGTTTTAAATGCAGCTAAAGTTGGAGGACATGATAGTTCTTCTTGAGATTACGCATTAAAGTAGTGTAGACATTGGCCGGACTCCCGTTGTGTCCTCCTTCTACAAGTCTTTTAACTTTGTTTTAATGAAAGCTACCTATGGATTGAGATTTATGTTTTCCGTGTAATCAACATAAGTGTCTTCCTCCCAAACCCTCCGTTAGACCGTGCCAGAACATCtccctttttttcattaaatgtcTAAATGTAACTACTGGCAGAGAAAGACGGACACCGTGTCAACCATTTAAGATGTGGAGTACCTTGTGTTCTATGCTCCTGGCTTGTTGTTTGAAAAGTTTCAATGTTAACGAgtgatatatatttgtttccttaTCGAAACACAGGCTTCCAGAAAAGGTCTTTCCGCGGAAGAGTCTGAAAAGAGGCTTCAGCGGAGAAAGCAAGAAAgggagaggaagaagaggaagaggaaagagATGAAGATGAAAGCGTCTCAAAGCGTAGACCAAGAGGAAGAAGCTGAAGTGAAGCCAACTCCACAAGCCAAAGATAAAGATCCAGCACCGTTGGTGTTCAACAAGGTGGAGGTCCACGATGAGCCTCTCAACAAGGTGATGcggaaaaaagagaagaaagagcagGTGAAAGGAAACATAACCCCCTTGACCGGAAAGAACTACAAACAACTACTCAGTCGTCTAGAGATGAGAAACAATAAACTGGAGGAGCTAAGAGAAAAGGATGAACGTAAAGCTCAGGAGATGGAGTCCAAGATCAAATGGACCAACGTCTTGTACAAGGCCGAAGGGGTGAAGATCAAGGATGATGAAGGGATGTTGAAGAAGGCCTTGAAGCGCAAGGAGAAACAGCGAGAGCAAAGGAAGAAACGCTGGGACGGTCGTATCGAGCACACGGCTGAGCGCATGCAGAAGAGGCAGGACAAGAGGCAACGCAACATTCAGAAGAAGAAGACGTCCAAactgaataaaaagaaaaatagagctAGGAAGAAAGGGCGTATTTTGCCGGAGGACTTGAACAAAGCTTAGtgtactttttttgtaaacaatgaAAGTTAATGAATGTtctgttttatgtaaaaaaaaagaaaaaaagtacaatatGGACAATAAATTACTTGAGGTTTTTGTTGGTATCCACACAGTGAACAGACTACGTAAATCCCATCACACTCCGCATTGGAGGAAAAAAGGCTTAAACACAACAATAATTATAGTACTTTCTGGTCCTCACAGAATGCGGGATGGGTCATGGAGGGGATCTGGTCCTCACAGAATACAGAGTGGGATATGAAGGTGATCCAGTCCTCATAGAATGCAGGTTAAGGCATGGAGGGGATCCGGTCCTCACAGAATGCAGGTTAAGGCTTGGAGGGGATCCGGTCCTCATAGAATGCAGGTTAAGGCATGGAGAGGATCCGGTCCTCACAGAATGCAGAGTGGGTCATGGAGGGGATCCGGTCCTCACAGAATGCTGGTTAAGGCATGGAAGGGATCCGGTCCTCGCAGAATACAGAGTGGGATATGTAGGTGATCCAGTCCTCATAGAATGCAGGTTAAGGCATGGAGGGGATCCGGTCCTCATAGAAAGCAGGTTAAGGCATGGAGGGGATCCGGTCCTCGCAGAATACAGAGTGGGTCATGGAGGGGATCCAGTCCTCATAGAATGCAGGTTAAGGCATGGAGGGGATCCGGTCCTCATAGAATGCAGGTTAAGGCATGGAGGGGATCCGGTCCTCATAGAATGCAGGTTAAGGCATGGAGGGGATCCGGTCCTCGCAGAATACAGAGTGGGTCATGGAGGGGATCCAGTCCTCATAGAATGCAGGTTAAGGCATGGAGGGGATCCGGTCCTCACAGAATGCTGGTTAAGGCATGGAGGGGATCCGGTCCTCACAGAATGCAGAGTGGGTCATGGAGGGGATCCGGTCCTCACAGAATGCTGGTTAAGGCATGGAGGGGATCCGGTCCTCACAGAATGCTAGGtagagaagcagaggctcagcactcgagtggtaaggtgagtttatttcacacaggcaacatTTCGACACAAGTCTTTCGCAAGGCTGTGTATGTCGAAACGATGCCTGTGTGAAATAGACTCACCTAACCACTCGAGTGCTGAGTCTCtgattctttattttggatttattgaaggacttggtggtatcCTGGCTCGTGCGCCATCTTACTACTGTATTCCAACCTTCGTTTCTGAGAATGCAAGGTAGGACATGGAGGGGATCCGGTCCTCAAATAATGCATGGTAGGACATGGAGGGGATCCGGTCCTCGCAGAATGCAGAGTGGGTCATGGAGGGGATCCGGTCCTCGCAGAATGCAGGGCTGGGACATGGAGGGGAGCCGGTCCTCACAGAATGCAAGGTAGGAACATGGAGGTGATCTTGTCCTCACGGAATGGAGAGTAAGGCATGGAGGGGACCCGGTCCTCACAGAATGCAGAGTACGGTATGGAGGGGACCCTGTCACAGAATGCAAGGTAGGGCATGGAGGGACCCGGTCCTCACAGAATGCTGGTAAAAATCATACACGGTTCGGCTCTTACAGACTGGTCATACctgttttttatgaaatattattcCCAGTATACAAGGTAACCACGGGAACGAATGAATACGGCTTTCTCTCGCAACTGCAAGCCCCGCACCGTCCCAGGGAGGGGAAATCTCATTGTTCTAAATGGATTAgggcttttttattcttttttttttttttttttttaaatagctcgAGGAACGAGCAATGGCGTTAAACAAACATTGGTGGATTACAGCTATTTCAACGAttaatttctttcttcttcGCTGCACGAAAGATTAAAACACTTTACCCGCAGAATGTGTCAAATTctcaaaaataaagaatttgtgAGCGAGGCGACCCACAGAATGATCCCGCCTGCAACCTGTCAAGCCTGATTTTCCACAAATTACCCAAAGTCAGaacgtttgctgggtatgaggggatcgcagggttctacagccctaaaagccccgataatgtgtatagaaacagcaggaaacggctttataaattaaacggggcaaaaaaaagcacattattctaaatgccccacttgGTTATGTAAATTCTGGCTAagattaatgagtatctgtgagaGGGGGAAGCCTGGTTTTAAGGTATGGAAGGTtgggaatgtttttttcctcacaTTCATGTtcttgtttctattatttttgtgtatgtatgtgttgaaatatatacatctttttttttttgtttttccactgAAAAATGGCACAGTGGGGTCGGGTCCCCAAAAACTCGTCTGTGAGGGGGTTGGCTGGGCCTTTTGGCCGCCATCCCTCCCTGAAGGCTTCCATGGTTTCCTCCTTTAGGGTGCAGAGGGGAAAGAAGATCCGGCGCTCCTTGAGGCTTCGGCCTGGGAGGGAAGAGGCTCCTTAGGGGTGTGTAGACGGTTGGGGGATCCGGTTTCCACTGTGGCCCCAATCTTCACATGATGAGGAGAAGCACGAGATACCTTAGGATTCtaggaataaataaatagggcacaaagtcacataaaagtgGAAGCCCCACCCCCAGCCATGCCTCTAACCACCCCCCCTAAAAAAAGTGTCCCCCTCAGGCTTTTGGAATGTTGGACGCCCCGGCCACTTGCATGATCCACCCATTATAAGCGAGTTACCCCGATTTCTGCACATCACTCCATTTAGTTTCCGCATATTATCCCCCCCACAAGGTAAGACGAAGGGGCATAAGAAatcctgccggcagatcggcccccgctggcccccgtctagtcgcccgtttctcctgctgtaaagactcaaaccttaatcagtcgtttgtCTCGTCGTACATTCAGAAGCCGTATGCcttccccatgcatgtttaataccctctctGTATcaccctctgccacttctgctgagagacggttccacttatcttccaccctctcattgaagaacaaaacaaaactccCTCTGTGTGGTAAATTTTCACAAACATGTCATCTGTCGACATGGTATTGCTTTTATCATCTGGCTGCTATTATAGATATTTCACTTTGGGAATTTTATTACTTTGGCAGATTTTCACCGAAATTGCCAAACTTCAACATTTCAGGGGgtcaaaaaatttaaaacacgGCCAAATATCTGTACCCCTGAATCGACAAAGCTGTGCCCTCTTAAGGTAATTtctaaaaacatgcaaaaaaaatgacatgttttTTGTAAacctttaatttctttttttccctcttttttcttttttttttctaattttgttttttgttttcttgcagCGCTTACTCGAATTCAAACATTTGCTGTCGACAAAAGCAGGTGTCTCGGTTGTGTCTTCTGGGAAAAGGGAGGTTCAGCCTTTTAGTGTTTAGGTTTTATATACACCTGCGGACAGACCCAGGTGTAATCTATATCCATCGGGGGAGGGAGGAGGGGGAAACCCAACCTAGTCACATGACTCATATACTCAGAGCCCGTGTACCTGTACACTCCTACCTGTGCTCAGATCGCATTGGAACGCTGTAACAATGCATAGCGACAAACGTAAGTACCCCTGTCTTCTCGTACATAATCGCACGGGAGGgtgtgaaaaaaatctaaagggataaaaaaaaaatataacaaaaaaatattcatactcCAAACAATCTCTAAATGCATATCCAGGAGGGTAGAATAATAACAATTACCCCTTGTGATGTAGCGGCTCCTTTGATTCAGTGCTTCCTGGAGCAATATATAGGAGACTTCTATAGGTGCagatgttatttatattatattatttaatataaatctgAAATTCACCGGCAAATTCTAAATTTTCTGCACCTATTATAAAATCTGAAGTTGAATCTGAtactatgtatatgtgtgtttg comes from the Spea bombifrons isolate aSpeBom1 chromosome 8, aSpeBom1.2.pri, whole genome shotgun sequence genome and includes:
- the SURF6 gene encoding surfeit locus protein 6 — its product is MASLLSKDSYIQNLGRKVCMQQNTEPRKRKLAPKDGADEQTHPKKKKKPRKSSRRFAHERDTRSVPQIASLITSQAQTTAQGSFSAVDILRKRLQEKIRESRGQASRKGLSAEESEKRLQRRKQERERKKRKRKEMKMKASQSVDQEEEAEVKPTPQAKDKDPAPLVFNKVEVHDEPLNKVMRKKEKKEQVKGNITPLTGKNYKQLLSRLEMRNNKLEELREKDERKAQEMESKIKWTNVLYKAEGVKIKDDEGMLKKALKRKEKQREQRKKRWDGRIEHTAERMQKRQDKRQRNIQKKKTSKLNKKKNRARKKGRILPEDLNKA